A genomic segment from Actinomadura hallensis encodes:
- a CDS encoding alpha-ketoacid dehydrogenase subunit beta: MAQALNTALREAMEEDERVVVFGEDVGALGGVFRITDGLAAAFGDDRCFDTPLAEAGIAGFAVGMAMGGFRPVIEMQFDAFAYPAFEQIASHVAKMRNRTRGRVGLPIVIRVPYAGGIGGVEHHSDSSEAYYAHTPGLKVVTPATVDDAYSLLRDAIDDPDPVVFMEPKKLYWSKSDSGRLSRTGPFGRAAVRRAGRDVTLVAYGPTVPVALDAARAAEEEGWDVEVVDLRTIVPFDDATVTASVRRTGRCVVVSEAAGFAGVGAEIAARVQERCFHSLHAPVLRVTGLDIPYPPPMLEHHHLPDADRILDAFDRLQRDDRPDTRHLTLGGAA, from the coding sequence ATGGCGCAGGCGCTCAACACGGCCCTTCGCGAGGCCATGGAGGAGGACGAGCGGGTCGTCGTCTTCGGTGAGGACGTCGGCGCGCTCGGCGGCGTCTTCCGCATCACCGACGGGCTGGCCGCCGCGTTCGGCGACGACCGGTGCTTCGACACGCCGCTCGCGGAGGCGGGGATCGCCGGGTTCGCCGTCGGGATGGCCATGGGCGGGTTCCGGCCGGTCATCGAGATGCAGTTCGACGCGTTCGCCTACCCCGCCTTCGAGCAGATCGCCTCGCACGTGGCGAAGATGCGCAACCGCACCCGCGGGCGGGTCGGGCTGCCGATCGTCATCCGCGTCCCGTACGCGGGCGGGATCGGCGGCGTCGAGCACCACTCCGACTCCAGCGAGGCCTACTACGCGCACACGCCCGGCCTGAAGGTCGTCACCCCCGCGACGGTGGACGACGCCTACTCGCTGCTGCGGGACGCGATCGACGACCCCGACCCGGTCGTGTTCATGGAGCCGAAGAAGCTGTACTGGTCGAAGTCGGACTCCGGGCGGCTCTCGCGGACCGGGCCGTTCGGCCGCGCCGCGGTCCGCCGCGCCGGCCGGGACGTGACGCTCGTCGCGTACGGCCCGACCGTCCCGGTCGCGCTGGACGCCGCGCGGGCCGCCGAGGAGGAGGGCTGGGACGTCGAGGTCGTCGACCTCAGGACGATCGTCCCGTTCGACGACGCGACCGTGACGGCGTCCGTGCGCCGGACGGGACGCTGCGTCGTCGTCAGCGAGGCGGCCGGGTTCGCCGGGGTCGGGGCGGAGATCGCCGCGCGGGTCCAGGAGCGCTGCTTCCACAGCCTGCACGCGCCGGTGCTGCGGGTGACGGGCCTCGACATCCCGTACCCGCCGCCGATGCTGGAGCACCACCACCTGCCGGACGCCGACCGGATCCTCGACGCGTTCGACCGCCTCCAGCGCGACGACCGGCCCGACACGCGCCATCTCACGCTGGGCGGTGCGGCGTGA
- a CDS encoding dienelactone hydrolase family protein, protein MNDAMWAGTVTITGHEGAELEAYLARPLSDAPRGGVVVIHHLPGYDPPTKEIVRRFAAHGYAALMPNLYSREGAADPDDQAAAARAKGGVPDDQLVGDVAGAAAHLNGLDHANGRIGVIGYCSGGRQAFLAACSLDLDAAVDCYGAFVVREPPPDAPLAVEPIVSKAPDLSCPLLGLFGEEDRYPSPEEVAELGAELTRLGKEHEFHVYPGAGHAFFAVERPAFRPEAAKDGWAKIFDFFGCHLSA, encoded by the coding sequence ATGAACGACGCCATGTGGGCGGGGACGGTGACCATCACCGGGCACGAGGGCGCCGAACTCGAGGCGTACCTCGCGCGGCCGTTGAGCGACGCTCCGCGCGGCGGCGTGGTCGTCATCCACCACCTGCCCGGCTACGACCCGCCCACCAAGGAAATCGTGCGCAGGTTCGCCGCGCACGGGTACGCGGCGCTCATGCCGAACCTGTACTCGCGGGAGGGCGCCGCCGACCCCGACGACCAGGCCGCGGCGGCCCGCGCCAAGGGCGGCGTCCCCGACGACCAGCTCGTCGGGGACGTCGCCGGCGCGGCCGCCCACCTCAACGGGCTCGACCACGCCAACGGGAGGATCGGCGTGATCGGCTACTGCTCGGGCGGGCGGCAGGCGTTCCTCGCCGCCTGCTCCCTGGACCTCGACGCCGCCGTCGACTGCTACGGCGCGTTCGTGGTCCGCGAGCCGCCGCCGGACGCGCCGCTCGCGGTCGAGCCGATCGTCTCCAAGGCGCCGGACCTGTCGTGCCCGCTGCTCGGGCTGTTCGGGGAGGAGGATAGGTACCCGTCGCCGGAGGAGGTCGCCGAGCTCGGCGCGGAGCTGACCCGGCTCGGCAAGGAGCACGAGTTCCACGTCTACCCCGGCGCCGGGCACGCGTTCTTCGCCGTCGAGCGGCCCGCGTTCCGCCCGGAGGCCGCCAAGGACGGCTGGGCGAAGATCTTCGACTTCTTCGGCTGCCACCTGAGCGCCTGA
- a CDS encoding S1C family serine protease encodes MSYPPQADSRYGMGDGTSEYDLRDLVRYGLGDPHGPDFTSAPLPRTWPQDDPFTRAPQADPWALPDHRSPGYGTPGHGGPGYGEPRRGRGSGRAVVVSAVVAALLAGGLAGGVAGRVTAAAPASTALQQSDAGPVNGGSGDLSDVAARVQASVVSIEVRSAASQGTGSGFVIDRRGHILTNAHVVEDDGQVTVVLADQRRVQARLVGTDRALDLAVLAIPAAQAPAPLTFSRFSDVRVGDPVIALGSPLGLQGTVTSGIVSALNRQVRLGEGGGASTAVQTDASINPGNSGGPLVNARGEVIGVNTAIATLMRGGGGGSIGIGFAIPADRAREGALRLLR; translated from the coding sequence ATGAGTTATCCACCGCAGGCGGACTCCCGGTACGGCATGGGCGACGGCACCTCGGAATACGACCTCCGGGACCTGGTCCGGTACGGGTTGGGCGACCCGCACGGCCCCGACTTCACGTCCGCTCCGCTCCCTCGTACGTGGCCGCAGGATGATCCGTTCACGCGGGCGCCGCAGGCCGACCCGTGGGCGCTCCCCGACCACCGCTCCCCCGGCTACGGGACCCCCGGACACGGCGGTCCCGGCTACGGGGAGCCCCGCCGCGGCCGCGGCTCCGGCCGGGCGGTCGTCGTGTCGGCCGTCGTCGCGGCGCTGCTCGCCGGCGGGTTGGCGGGCGGCGTCGCCGGGCGGGTGACGGCGGCGGCCCCGGCGTCGACGGCGTTGCAGCAGTCCGACGCCGGGCCGGTCAACGGCGGCTCCGGCGACCTCAGCGACGTGGCGGCGCGGGTGCAGGCGAGCGTGGTCTCGATCGAGGTGCGGTCGGCCGCGTCGCAGGGCACCGGGTCCGGGTTCGTCATCGACCGGCGGGGGCACATCCTGACGAACGCGCACGTGGTGGAGGACGACGGCCAGGTCACCGTGGTGCTGGCCGACCAGCGCCGCGTGCAGGCGCGCCTGGTGGGCACCGACCGCGCCCTCGACCTGGCGGTGCTGGCCATCCCGGCCGCGCAGGCGCCCGCGCCGCTGACGTTCAGCCGGTTCTCGGACGTGCGGGTCGGCGACCCCGTCATCGCGCTCGGCTCCCCCCTCGGCCTGCAGGGGACGGTCACCAGCGGCATCGTCAGCGCGCTGAACCGCCAGGTGCGGCTGGGCGAGGGCGGCGGCGCGAGCACGGCCGTGCAGACCGACGCGTCCATCAACCCGGGCAACTCCGGCGGCCCGCTGGTCAACGCGCGCGGTGAGGTCATCGGGGTGAACACGGCGATCGCGACGCTGATGCGCGGCGGTGGCGGCGGATCGATCGGCATCGGGTTCGCGATCCCCGCGGACCGGGCCCGGGAGGGCGCCCTGCGGCTCCTGCGCTGA
- a CDS encoding 5-methyltetrahydropteroyltriglutamate--homocysteine S-methyltransferase — MRTTPPFRADHVGSLLRPPELLAAREDHAQGRIDAARLAEIEDAAIRDVVRMQREAGLRSATDGEFRRTSWHMDFIYRLGGISPADEKIKVRFHNEAGDIEFTTAALRVHDRVRLEETIFADHFAFLRDAVDDGVTPKLTIPSPNMVHYRGGPASIDPKVYPDIEEFWSDLATAYSEQVRRLGELGCRYLQLDDTSLAYLNDPAQRAMIKERGDDAEHLHLRYIKQINASLAGRPEDMRITTHMCRGNFRSSWTAEGGYDFVAEALFSELDVDGFFLEYDDERSGGFEPLRFVPPGKMVVLGLVTTKRGELESKDDLKRRIEEASRHVPLDQICLSPQCGFSSTVEGNALTAEQQAAKLRLIAETAEEVWG; from the coding sequence GTGCGAACCACCCCGCCGTTCCGGGCCGACCACGTCGGCAGCCTGCTGCGTCCGCCCGAGCTCCTCGCCGCGCGGGAGGACCACGCGCAGGGCCGCATCGACGCCGCCCGGCTCGCCGAGATCGAGGACGCCGCGATCCGCGACGTCGTGCGCATGCAGCGCGAGGCGGGGCTGAGGTCGGCCACCGACGGGGAGTTCCGCCGCACGTCCTGGCACATGGACTTCATCTACCGGCTCGGCGGGATCAGCCCGGCCGACGAGAAGATCAAGGTGCGGTTCCACAACGAGGCCGGGGACATCGAGTTCACCACGGCCGCGCTGCGGGTGCACGACCGGGTCCGGCTCGAGGAGACGATCTTCGCCGACCACTTCGCGTTCCTGCGCGACGCCGTGGACGACGGGGTGACGCCCAAGCTGACGATTCCGTCGCCGAACATGGTCCACTACCGGGGCGGCCCGGCGTCGATCGACCCGAAGGTCTACCCCGACATCGAGGAGTTCTGGAGCGACCTCGCCACCGCCTACTCCGAGCAGGTGCGGCGGCTCGGGGAGCTGGGCTGCCGCTACCTCCAGCTCGACGACACCAGCCTCGCCTACCTCAACGACCCGGCCCAGCGCGCCATGATCAAGGAGCGCGGCGACGACGCCGAGCACCTGCACCTGCGCTACATCAAGCAGATCAACGCCTCGCTGGCCGGGCGGCCGGAGGACATGCGGATCACCACCCACATGTGCCGGGGCAACTTCCGCTCGTCCTGGACGGCCGAGGGCGGCTACGACTTCGTCGCCGAGGCGCTGTTCAGCGAGCTGGACGTCGACGGGTTCTTCCTGGAGTACGACGACGAGCGGTCCGGCGGCTTCGAGCCGCTGCGCTTCGTCCCGCCGGGCAAGATGGTCGTGCTCGGCCTCGTGACGACCAAGCGCGGCGAGCTGGAGTCCAAGGACGACCTCAAGCGCCGGATCGAGGAGGCGTCGCGGCACGTCCCGCTCGACCAGATCTGCCTGTCGCCGCAGTGCGGGTTCTCCTCCACGGTCGAGGGCAACGCGCTGACCGCCGAGCAGCAGGCGGCGAAGCTGCGCCTCATCGCCGAGACCGCCGAGGAGGTCTGGGGCTGA
- a CDS encoding dihydrolipoamide acetyltransferase family protein — MSGPAVFRLPDLGEGLTEAEIVEWKVAVGDVVAVDQPVVEVETAKAAVEVPSPVAGTVTELYAEAGTVVDVGAPLLAVSAPAENAPVDGGVRDAAPAPPAERMKEHYREEERAGSGNVLVGYGTGSARRSRRAARRAARASAGSPDAAAPRAEALPTEAPRTGAPRDEAPRVISPVVRRLAAAAGIDVGALTPSGPGGVVLRRDVESAIAAASRPPEPRPARAGDAAGPGDGPGTGTEAGVGAGAQDGVHNGVHGGGGGSAGDGDLIRVPLRGVRRTMAERLSRSRREIPEATTWVEVDATALLRLKKDIARADPGARVGTLALLARICVAGLRRFPELNASVDAERQEIVRKSRIHLGFAAQTERGLVVPVIRDAHLMTLAELAAALGERTAEAREGRAAPENLTGGTFTLNNYGVFGVDGSAPIINHPEAAMLGVGRIVERPWAHKGKVRLRKVTQLSLAFDHRVCDGSAAGGFLRFVADCVERPEVLVAHM, encoded by the coding sequence GTGAGCGGGCCGGCCGTCTTCCGCCTGCCGGACCTGGGCGAGGGGCTCACCGAGGCCGAGATCGTCGAGTGGAAGGTGGCGGTCGGCGACGTCGTGGCCGTCGACCAGCCCGTCGTCGAGGTCGAGACGGCCAAGGCGGCGGTCGAGGTCCCCTCCCCCGTCGCCGGGACGGTGACGGAGCTCTATGCCGAGGCGGGGACCGTGGTGGACGTGGGCGCACCGCTGCTCGCGGTGAGCGCCCCGGCGGAGAACGCGCCGGTGGACGGCGGCGTCCGGGACGCGGCGCCCGCGCCGCCGGCGGAGCGGATGAAGGAGCACTACCGGGAGGAGGAGCGGGCCGGGTCCGGGAACGTCCTCGTCGGGTACGGGACGGGCTCCGCCCGCAGGTCCCGGCGGGCGGCGCGGCGCGCCGCGCGAGCATCGGCGGGCTCCCCCGATGCCGCGGCGCCCCGCGCCGAGGCCCTCCCTACCGAGGCCCCCCGTACCGGGGCGCCGCGGGACGAGGCGCCGCGGGTCATCTCGCCCGTGGTGCGGCGGCTGGCGGCCGCGGCCGGCATCGACGTCGGGGCGCTCACGCCCAGCGGGCCCGGCGGCGTCGTGCTGCGGCGGGACGTCGAGTCGGCGATCGCCGCCGCGTCCCGGCCGCCGGAACCGCGTCCCGCCCGGGCCGGCGACGCCGCCGGACCGGGAGACGGCCCTGGAACGGGCACGGAAGCCGGCGTGGGAGCCGGCGCACAGGACGGCGTGCACAACGGCGTGCACGGCGGGGGCGGCGGCAGCGCCGGCGACGGCGACCTGATCCGCGTGCCGCTCCGGGGCGTCCGGCGGACGATGGCGGAAAGGCTGTCGCGAAGCCGCCGGGAGATCCCCGAGGCGACCACGTGGGTCGAGGTCGACGCGACGGCGCTGCTGCGGCTCAAGAAGGACATCGCCCGCGCCGACCCCGGCGCACGGGTCGGGACCCTGGCGCTGCTCGCCCGGATCTGCGTGGCGGGGCTGCGCCGGTTCCCCGAGCTCAACGCGTCCGTGGACGCCGAGCGGCAGGAGATCGTGCGGAAGTCGAGGATCCACCTCGGGTTCGCGGCCCAGACGGAACGCGGCCTGGTGGTGCCGGTGATCCGCGACGCGCACCTGATGACGCTGGCCGAACTCGCCGCCGCGCTCGGGGAGCGGACGGCCGAGGCCCGCGAGGGGCGGGCCGCCCCGGAGAACCTGACCGGCGGCACGTTCACCCTCAACAACTACGGCGTCTTCGGCGTGGACGGGTCCGCCCCGATCATCAACCATCCCGAGGCGGCGATGCTCGGCGTCGGGCGGATCGTCGAGCGGCCGTGGGCGCACAAGGGGAAGGTGCGCCTGCGCAAGGTGACGCAGCTGTCCCTGGCGTTCGACCACCGGGTCTGCGACGGGAGCGCGGCCGGGGGCTTCCTGCGGTTCGTCGCCGACTGCGTGGAGCGCCCCGAGGTCCTGGTCGCCCACATGTAG
- a CDS encoding helix-turn-helix domain-containing protein — MLSSPGSEIPMERLLYTPQEAAELTSFTRDWLVRAASRGEIPHRRYGKRLFRFAHEDLEAIKEMGACPAEPRP, encoded by the coding sequence ATGTTGAGCTCTCCAGGCAGCGAGATCCCTATGGAACGGCTCCTCTACACACCGCAGGAAGCCGCCGAGTTGACGTCGTTCACCCGTGACTGGCTCGTCCGGGCGGCGAGTCGCGGCGAGATCCCGCACCGCCGCTACGGCAAGCGCCTGTTCCGCTTCGCCCATGAGGATCTGGAGGCGATCAAGGAGATGGGCGCCTGCCCGGCCGAGCCCCGCCCGTGA
- a CDS encoding nuclear transport factor 2 family protein, whose protein sequence is MHPFRAAAEAGDRDAIEAMLADDVVFTSPVAFKPYKGKPLTAAILRAVLRVFDDIRYVREISDGRDHALLFEAKVGELTISGCDFLRMNEAGQIEDFTVMVRPLSAAKALAEAMAAEFDQVEREAREVSAGRAAAE, encoded by the coding sequence ATGCATCCCTTCCGAGCGGCGGCCGAGGCCGGGGACCGCGACGCCATCGAGGCCATGCTGGCCGACGACGTCGTGTTCACCAGCCCCGTCGCCTTCAAGCCGTACAAGGGCAAACCGCTCACCGCGGCGATCCTGCGCGCCGTCCTGCGGGTCTTCGACGACATCCGCTACGTCCGGGAGATCAGCGACGGCCGCGACCACGCCCTGCTCTTCGAGGCCAAGGTCGGCGAGCTGACCATCAGCGGCTGCGACTTCCTCCGGATGAACGAGGCGGGCCAGATCGAGGATTTCACCGTCATGGTCCGGCCGCTGTCGGCGGCCAAGGCGCTCGCCGAGGCGATGGCCGCCGAGTTCGACCAGGTCGAGCGGGAGGCGCGCGAGGTGTCCGCGGGCAGGGCCGCCGCGGAGTGA
- a CDS encoding peptidoglycan-binding domain-containing protein, translating into MPMGFVWHSVGDAAPSGLETALRRQPWPPGGARGRHRRPRRTIVQVIRGMPPFPRRLLRYHGAGRPLMHGMDVELWQRQARRKGYLLKPDGWYGPRSAKVAKSLQKRAGLKADGVVDPRTWVATWQ; encoded by the coding sequence ATGCCGATGGGCTTCGTGTGGCACTCCGTCGGGGACGCCGCCCCGTCCGGACTGGAGACGGCCCTGCGGCGGCAGCCGTGGCCGCCGGGAGGCGCCCGCGGCCGGCACCGCCGCCCCCGCCGCACCATCGTGCAGGTGATCAGGGGGATGCCGCCGTTCCCCCGCCGTCTCCTGCGGTACCACGGCGCCGGCCGGCCCCTGATGCACGGCATGGACGTCGAGCTGTGGCAGCGGCAGGCCCGCAGGAAGGGCTACCTGCTGAAGCCCGACGGCTGGTACGGGCCGCGCTCGGCCAAGGTCGCCAAGTCGCTGCAGAAGCGCGCGGGCCTCAAGGCCGACGGCGTGGTCGACCCCCGGACGTGGGTCGCGACCTGGCAATGA
- a CDS encoding SigB/SigF/SigG family RNA polymerase sigma factor has product MIDESQQHGPETAAAGPPGEGVGESEADRRTHVLLERMHRLAPDDPRRDRLRAEIVALNAPFVRRIARRYAGRGEPLEDLMQVAYLGLITAVNRFDPDRGCRFYGYAYPVVAGEVRRHFRDRTWGVRVTRRIQELRPVLHRARSEFAAAHGRTPTTAELADHIGISQGELVDALQAGEAYRPLSLDAPSGGAADEEPGTVGEHLGADDPALELFIDRHSLRPLLAQLPERERTILSLRFFGDQTQQQIGERLGISQMHVSRLLSKTLRQLRRGLLSLPPHQ; this is encoded by the coding sequence GTGATCGACGAGTCCCAGCAGCACGGCCCGGAGACCGCCGCGGCCGGGCCGCCCGGCGAAGGAGTCGGCGAGAGCGAGGCGGACCGGCGCACCCACGTGCTGCTGGAGCGCATGCACCGCCTCGCCCCGGACGATCCCCGCAGGGACCGGCTGCGCGCCGAGATCGTCGCGCTGAACGCCCCGTTCGTCCGGCGCATCGCGCGCCGCTACGCGGGCCGGGGCGAGCCGCTGGAGGATCTGATGCAGGTCGCCTACCTGGGGCTGATCACCGCCGTCAACCGTTTCGACCCCGACCGGGGCTGCCGGTTCTACGGCTACGCCTACCCGGTCGTCGCGGGCGAGGTCCGCCGCCACTTCCGGGACCGGACGTGGGGCGTGCGCGTCACGCGCCGCATCCAGGAGCTGCGCCCGGTGCTGCACCGCGCCCGCTCCGAGTTCGCCGCCGCGCACGGCCGCACGCCCACCACCGCCGAACTCGCCGACCACATCGGCATCAGCCAAGGGGAGCTCGTGGACGCCCTGCAGGCGGGCGAGGCGTACCGCCCGCTCTCGCTGGACGCGCCGTCGGGCGGCGCCGCCGACGAGGAGCCCGGCACCGTGGGCGAGCACCTGGGCGCCGACGACCCGGCTCTGGAACTGTTCATCGACAGGCACTCGCTGCGTCCGCTGCTCGCGCAGCTCCCGGAACGGGAACGCACGATCCTGTCGCTGCGCTTCTTCGGCGACCAGACCCAGCAGCAGATCGGCGAGCGGCTCGGCATCTCCCAGATGCACGTGTCCAGGCTGCTGTCGAAAACCCTGCGGCAGCTCCGCCGCGGCCTCCTGTCGCTGCCGCCCCACCAATGA
- a CDS encoding LLM class F420-dependent oxidoreductase: MRHGIVLFTSDRGITPAAAAKAAEENGFHTFYVPEHTHIPVKREAAHPGTGGASLPDDRYMRTLDPWVSLASAVTVTSSIRLATAVALPVESDPITLAKTIATLDHLSGGRVTVGAGFGWNTDELADHNVPADRRRTVLREYVEAMRALWTQEQASYSGEFVSFGPSWAWPKPVQPHVPVLIGAGGGPKTLAWIAAHADGWITTPTERDILPKIAALHAAWEEAGRAGRPEIRVLAAVRPTAEDIAAWEDAGVTEVMWGLPDKPEEEVVAFLGRHAARLGL; encoded by the coding sequence ATGCGCCATGGCATCGTCCTCTTCACCAGTGACAGGGGCATCACGCCCGCCGCCGCCGCGAAGGCCGCCGAGGAGAACGGGTTTCACACGTTCTACGTGCCCGAGCACACGCACATCCCGGTCAAACGCGAGGCCGCGCACCCCGGCACGGGCGGCGCGTCCCTCCCGGACGACCGGTACATGCGCACGCTGGACCCCTGGGTGTCGCTGGCGTCGGCGGTCACCGTCACCTCCTCGATCCGCCTCGCGACCGCCGTGGCGCTGCCGGTGGAGTCGGACCCCATCACGCTCGCCAAGACCATCGCCACGCTCGACCACCTGTCGGGCGGCCGGGTGACCGTCGGCGCCGGGTTCGGCTGGAACACCGACGAGCTCGCCGACCACAACGTCCCCGCGGACAGGCGCCGGACCGTGCTGCGGGAGTACGTGGAGGCGATGCGGGCGCTGTGGACGCAGGAGCAGGCGTCCTACTCCGGGGAGTTCGTCTCCTTCGGCCCCTCCTGGGCGTGGCCCAAGCCGGTCCAGCCCCACGTCCCGGTGCTGATCGGGGCGGGCGGCGGGCCGAAGACGCTCGCGTGGATCGCCGCCCACGCCGACGGCTGGATCACGACCCCCACCGAGCGCGACATCCTGCCGAAGATCGCCGCCCTGCACGCCGCGTGGGAGGAGGCCGGCCGCGCCGGGCGCCCGGAGATCCGCGTCCTGGCCGCCGTGCGCCCCACCGCCGAGGACATCGCGGCCTGGGAGGACGCGGGGGTCACCGAGGTCATGTGGGGCCTCCCCGACAAGCCCGAGGAGGAGGTCGTGGCCTTCCTCGGCCGCCACGCCGCCCGCCTGGGCCTCTGA
- a CDS encoding DUF6295 family protein yields MCTYQTFKVELDGAAKGASGWFTLAEGAVYVDHPYHASHEHTVNIDFTDPAGGPSSRVAVELTEESALALVEAIRRALAAAPPGLASGASRPASRPVSVSVSGAVTGAAPGTASR; encoded by the coding sequence ATGTGCACCTACCAGACGTTCAAGGTGGAGCTCGACGGCGCGGCCAAGGGCGCGTCCGGCTGGTTCACGCTGGCCGAAGGCGCGGTCTACGTCGACCACCCGTACCACGCGTCCCACGAGCACACGGTGAACATCGACTTCACCGACCCGGCCGGGGGCCCCTCCTCGCGGGTCGCGGTGGAGCTGACCGAGGAGTCGGCGCTGGCGCTGGTGGAGGCGATCCGGCGGGCGCTGGCGGCGGCCCCGCCGGGCCTCGCCTCGGGCGCCTCCCGGCCGGCCTCGCGGCCCGTCTCCGTCTCGGTCTCCGGCGCCGTCACCGGCGCCGCGCCCGGCACGGCCTCCCGCTGA
- a CDS encoding helix-turn-helix domain-containing protein: protein MSDLDGREHPPEAWRRLGRIVRQRRIELGFSSQASLAAEGGPSLSVVNKIETGRGRDYTDRVIIPLEDRLGWRRGSFRAVLEGGEPECVDTAPAPAAVPATGSGEGNYPPEVAGDPFLRFIWDAPAALADDEEKWAAITGVLLRRMRSAPRALDDAPETRRNAGGI from the coding sequence TTGAGTGATCTCGATGGGCGGGAGCACCCGCCCGAGGCGTGGCGCCGACTCGGCCGGATCGTGCGGCAGCGCCGCATCGAACTGGGCTTCAGCTCGCAGGCGAGCCTCGCCGCGGAGGGCGGGCCGTCGCTCTCGGTGGTGAACAAGATCGAGACAGGGCGCGGCAGGGACTACACCGACCGCGTGATCATCCCGCTGGAGGACCGCCTGGGGTGGCGCCGCGGAAGCTTCCGCGCGGTCCTCGAGGGCGGCGAGCCCGAGTGCGTCGACACCGCGCCCGCGCCGGCCGCGGTCCCTGCGACCGGATCCGGCGAGGGGAACTACCCACCCGAGGTGGCGGGCGATCCGTTCCTGCGATTCATCTGGGACGCTCCCGCGGCCCTGGCGGACGACGAGGAGAAATGGGCCGCGATCACCGGGGTCCTCCTCCGGCGCATGCGCTCGGCGCCACGGGCGCTGGACGACGCGCCAGAAACCCGGCGCAATGCGGGGGGCATCTAG
- the pdhA gene encoding pyruvate dehydrogenase (acetyl-transferring) E1 component subunit alpha encodes MTGRDGAPPEALLPSAEPVRFLADDGTAVRGRRPRHPLPEPELLRRAYRAMVVGRRFDAQATALTRQGRLAVYPSSRGQEACQVGSVLALEDGDWFFPTYRESVALVTRGIDPVEVLSLLRGDAHCGYDPGRHHVAPQCTPLATQTVHAAGLAYAERRKGTGRVALACVGDGATSEGDFHEALNFAAVFKAPVVFLVQNNQYAISVPLERQTAAPSLAHKGIGYGVPSERVDGNDPVAVLAVLSAAVEHARSGKGPFLVEAHTYRLEPHTNADDASRYRTDAEAEEWRRRDPIVRLERYLRRRGHLSRDDVAAAAAAAEEFAARLRDRMNADPGLDPLGLFDHVYSTPTPQLDEQRAQLRAELEAEEALP; translated from the coding sequence ATGACGGGACGGGACGGAGCGCCCCCGGAGGCGCTGCTCCCCTCGGCGGAACCCGTGCGGTTCCTCGCCGACGACGGCACGGCCGTGCGCGGGCGCCGTCCCCGCCACCCGCTGCCGGAGCCGGAGCTGCTGCGCCGGGCGTACCGGGCGATGGTGGTCGGACGCCGGTTCGACGCGCAGGCGACCGCGCTGACCAGGCAGGGCCGGCTGGCGGTCTACCCGTCCAGCCGCGGCCAGGAGGCGTGCCAGGTCGGCTCGGTCCTCGCCCTGGAGGACGGCGACTGGTTCTTCCCCACCTACCGGGAGTCGGTCGCCCTGGTGACGCGCGGCATCGACCCGGTGGAGGTGCTCTCCCTCCTGCGGGGCGACGCGCACTGCGGGTACGATCCCGGGCGCCATCACGTCGCGCCGCAGTGCACGCCGCTCGCGACGCAGACCGTCCACGCGGCCGGACTCGCCTACGCGGAGCGGCGCAAGGGCACGGGACGGGTCGCGCTGGCCTGCGTGGGCGACGGAGCCACCAGCGAGGGCGACTTCCATGAGGCGCTCAACTTCGCGGCCGTGTTCAAGGCCCCCGTGGTGTTCCTCGTGCAGAACAACCAGTACGCCATCTCGGTGCCGCTGGAGCGGCAGACCGCCGCGCCCTCGCTCGCCCACAAGGGGATCGGGTACGGGGTGCCCTCGGAGCGGGTCGACGGCAACGACCCGGTCGCGGTGCTGGCCGTCCTTTCGGCGGCCGTCGAGCACGCCCGGTCGGGGAAGGGCCCGTTCCTGGTGGAGGCGCACACGTACCGGCTCGAACCGCACACCAACGCCGACGACGCGTCCCGCTACCGCACCGACGCGGAGGCCGAGGAGTGGCGGCGGCGCGACCCGATCGTCCGGCTGGAGCGGTACCTGCGGCGGCGCGGCCACCTCTCGCGGGACGACGTCGCCGCGGCGGCCGCGGCGGCGGAGGAGTTCGCCGCGCGGCTGCGCGACCGCATGAACGCCGACCCCGGCCTCGACCCGCTCGGACTGTTCGACCACGTCTACAGCACCCCGACCCCGCAGCTGGACGAGCAGCGCGCGCAGCTGCGGGCCGAACTCGAAGCCGAGGAGGCGCTGCCGTGA